A single Candidatus Binataceae bacterium DNA region contains:
- a CDS encoding XamI family restriction endonuclease, with translation MKFAPSAYRETRIKATRDVESTLAKTANLSDVSSALLLREPGVLPTLRMSACPPLAVDRLIGLAGVSRNLVGCMEEGKLPRRMSSASLEGDLEKIAKIVGRMADRDIFVWLGRGGRPAGAEIHRAATVVADRLCGAIANPIIRNAQEKRQLETIAAWLTKRGYKPLPAKISFDAMPPGTFSFRTNVAVKLQGTGSTINIPVDTVIMPKRGKTGELPLMIEAKSAGDFTNVNKRRKEEAIKMSQLRFTYGASVRFILFLCGYFDSGYLGYEAAEGIDWVWEHRIAELAEFGV, from the coding sequence ATGAAGTTCGCGCCCTCCGCGTACCGCGAAACACGAATAAAGGCGACCAGGGACGTCGAATCTACATTGGCGAAGACTGCAAACCTGAGCGATGTGAGCTCGGCGCTGCTGCTTCGCGAGCCGGGGGTGTTGCCGACGCTGCGGATGTCGGCATGTCCACCGCTCGCGGTTGACCGGCTGATCGGACTCGCGGGAGTTTCGCGGAACCTGGTCGGCTGCATGGAGGAGGGCAAGCTTCCCCGGCGCATGAGCTCGGCTTCACTAGAGGGTGACCTTGAAAAGATTGCGAAGATTGTCGGGCGGATGGCCGATCGCGATATATTTGTCTGGCTGGGTCGCGGCGGGAGACCGGCCGGAGCGGAAATACACCGCGCAGCAACAGTGGTTGCTGACAGACTGTGCGGAGCCATCGCCAACCCGATCATCCGCAACGCACAGGAGAAGCGGCAGCTCGAGACCATCGCGGCCTGGCTGACGAAGCGCGGCTATAAACCTCTGCCAGCGAAAATCAGCTTCGATGCGATGCCGCCTGGCACGTTCAGCTTCCGCACGAATGTGGCTGTGAAACTGCAAGGGACTGGTTCGACAATCAACATTCCAGTTGACACGGTCATAATGCCGAAGAGAGGTAAGACTGGAGAGTTGCCCCTCATGATCGAGGCAAAGTCGGCGGGCGATTTCACCAACGTTAACAAGCGTCGAAAGGAAGAAGCGATCAAGATGAGCCAATTGCGCTTCACCTATGGCGCGAGCGTGAGGTTCATCCTGTTTCTATGCGGCTATTTCGATA